From Nerophis lumbriciformis linkage group LG11, RoL_Nlum_v2.1, whole genome shotgun sequence, one genomic window encodes:
- the LOC133610700 gene encoding uncharacterized protein: protein MDTAWLLMVLVHTVLIDKGPCLTLDGTKSKPNGDLDKGVMYANNSVKRVYEFLQSMKSMLEKQVKEVQMETKEVETDALLGLRDIFQVNKLKGQNTVTDLFQQMSNVQNENYTHSHHQSDDKGHDNSSHWHRSDDMGHNVTSDDHFDHSSHGHHQSDDMGHNVTSDDNSSHSHHQSDMGHHHDNTSHGHHQSHDMGHNVTSDDHYDNSSHGHHQSDDMGHNVTSDDHYDNSSHGHHQSDMGHHHDNSSHGHQNDIGHNVTSDDHSSHSHHQSDMGHHHDNTSHGHHQSHDMGHNVTSDDHYDNSSHGHHQSDDMGHNVTSDDHSSHGHHQSDNMGHNVTSDDHYDNSSYGHHQSDMGHDNTSQGHQNDMGHNGTFDDHYDNSSHGHHQSDMGHHHDNTSHGHHQSHDMGHNVTSDDHYDNSSHGHHQSDDMGHNVTSDDHSSHGHHQSDNMGHNVTSDDHYDNSSYGHHQSDMGHDNTSQGHQNDMGHNGTFDDHYDNSSHRHHQSDDMGHNVTSDDHYDNSSHSHQNDMGHNVTSDDNTSHGHHQSHDMGHDNTSHGHQNDMDHNVTSDDHYDNSSHSHHQSDDMGHNVTSDDHYDNSSHGHHQSDDMGHNVTSDDHYDNSSHSHHQSDMGHHHDNTSHGYQNDMGHNVTSDDHYDNSSHSHHQSDMGHHHDNTSHGYQNDMGHNVTSDDYYNSSHGHHQSDDMGHNVTSDDNSSYGHHQSHDMGHHHDNTSHGHQNDMGHNVTSDDHYDNSSHGHHQSDMGHHHDNTSHGYQNDMGHNVTSDDHYDNSSHSHHQSDMGHHHDNTSHGYQNDMGHNVTSDDYYNSSHGHHQSDDMGHNVTSDDHYDNSSHGHHQSDDMGHNVTSDDHYDNSSHSHHQSDMGHHHDNTSHGYQNDMGHNVTSDDYYNSSHGHHQSDDMGHNVTSDDHYDNSSHGHHQSDDMGHNVTSDDHYDNSSHSHHQSDMGHHHDNTSHGYQNDMGHNVTSDDYYNSSHGHHQSHDMVHNVTSDDNYNSSYGHHQSHDMGHHHDNTSHGHQNDMGHNVTSDDHYDNSSHSHHQSDMGHHHDNTSHGYQNDMGHNVTSDDYYNSSHGHHQSHEMGHHRDNTSHGHQNDMGHNVTSDDHYYNSSHGHHQSDDMGHNVTSDDHYDNSSHGHHQSDMGHHHDNTSHGHQNDMGHNVTSDDHDDNSSHGHHQSDDMGHNVTSDDNSSHGHHQSDDVGHNVTSDDHYDNSSHDHHQSDMGHHHDNSSYGHHQSDMGHHHDNTSQGHQNDMGHNMTSDDHYDNSSHGHHQSHDMGHDNTSHGHQNDMGHHHDNTSHGHQNDMGHHHDNTSQGHQNDMGHNVTSDDHYDNSSHGHHQSDDMGHNVTSDDHYDNSSHSHHQSDMGHHHDNSSYGHHQSDMGHHHDNTSQGHQNDMGHNVTSDDHYDNSSHGHHQSHDMGHHHDNTSHGHQNDMGHNVTSDDYYNSSHGHHQSDDMGHNVTSDDNSSYGHHQSHDMGHHHDNTSRGHQNDMGHNVTSDDHYDNSSHGHHQSDMGHHHDNTSHGYQNDMGHNVTSDDHYDNSSHSHHQSDMGHHHDNTSHGYQNDMGHNVTSDDYYNSSHGHHQSDDMGHNVTSDDHYDNSSHGHHQSDDMGHNVTSDDHYDNSSHSHHQSDMGHHHDNTSHGYQNDMGHNVTSDDYYNSSHGHHQSDDMGHNVTSDDHYDNSSHSHHQSDMGHHHDNSSYGHHQSDMGHHHDNTSQGHQNDMGHNVTSDDHYDNSSHGHHQSHDMGHHHDNTSHGHQNDMGHNVTSDDHYDNSSHGHHQSDDMGHNVTSDDHYDNSSHGHHQSHDMGHNVTSDDHYDNSSHSHHQSDMGHHHDNSSYGHHQSDMGHHHDNTSQGHQNDMGHNMTSDDHYDNSSHGHHQSHDMGHDHTSHGHQNDMGHHHDNTSHGHQNDMGHHHDNTSHGHQNDMGHHHDNTSQGHQNDMGHNVTSDDHYDNSSHSHHHSDMGHNVTSDDNSSYGHHQRDMGHHHDNTSHGHQNDLGHNVTSDDHYDNSSYSHHQSDLGHHHDNSSHSHQNDNVDPHHDNMGYNVTSDNSSHQSDDMGHSLTSNYHNDN, encoded by the exons ATGGACACGGCGTGGCTCTTAATGGTCCTGGTGCATACTGTCTTGATTGACAAAG GACCCTGTTTGACACTTGATGGCACCAAATCGAAACCCAATGGGGACCTTGACAAAGGAG TAATGTATGCTAACAACTCCGTTAAGAGGGTTTATGAATTTCTTCAGTCAATGAAGTCCATGTTGGAAAAGCAagttaaagaag TACAAATGGAAACTAAAGAAGTGGAAACGGACGCATTGCTGGGCTTAAGAGACATTTTCCAAGTAAACAAGCTGAAAGGACAAAATACAGTGACTGATTTATTTCAGCAAATGTCCAATGTCCAGAATGAAAACTACACCCACAGCCACCACCAGAGTGACGACAAGGGCCATGACAACTCAAGCCACTGGCACCGGAGTGACGACATGGGCCACAATGTGACTTCTGATGACCACTTTGACCACTCAAGCCACGGCCACCACCAGAGTGACGACATGGGCCACAATGTGACTTCTGATGACAACTCAAGCCACAGCCACCACCAGAGTGACATGGGccatcaccatgacaacacaaGCCACGGCCACCACCAGAGTCACGACATGGGCCACAATGTCACTTCTGATGACCACTATGACAACTCAAGCCACGGCCACCACCAGAGTGACGACATGGGCCACAATGTAACTTCTGATGACCACTATGACAACTCAAGCCACGGCCACCACCAGAGTGACATGGGCCATCACCATGACAACTCAAGCCACGGCCACCAAAATGACATAGGCCACAATGTGACTTCTGATGACCACTCAAGCCACAGCCACCACCAGAGTGACATGGGccatcaccatgacaacacaaGCCACGGCCACCACCAGAGTCACGACATGGGCCACAATGTCACTTCTGATGACCACTATGACAACTCAAGCCACGGCCACCACCAGAGTGACGACATGGGCCACAATGTAACTTCTGATGACCACTCAAGCCACGGCCACCACCAGAGTGATAACATGGGCCACAATGTGACTTCTGATGACCACTATGACAACTCAAGCTACGGCCACCACCAGAGTGACATGGGCCATGACAACACAAGCCAAGGCCACCAAAACGACATGGGCCACAATGGGACTTTTGATGACCACTATGACAACTCAAGCCACGGCCACCATCAAAGTGACATGGGccatcaccatgacaacacaaGCCACGGCCACCACCAGAGTCACGACATGGGCCACAATGTCACTTCTGATGACCACTATGACAACTCAAGCCACGGCCACCACCAGAGTGACGACATGGGCCACAATGTAACTTCTGATGACCACTCAAGCCACGGCCACCACCAGAGTGATAACATGGGCCACAATGTGACTTCTGATGACCACTATGACAACTCAAGCTACGGCCACCACCAGAGTGACATGGGCCATGACAACACAAGCCAAGGCCACCAAAACGACATGGGCCACAATGGGACTTTTGATGACCACTATGACAACTCAAGCCACCGCCACCACCAGAGTGATGACATGGGCCACAATGTGACTTCTGATGACCACTATGACAACTCAAGCCACAGCCACCAAAATGACATGGGCCACAATGTGACTTCTGATGACAACACAAGCCACGGCCACCACCAGAGTCACGACATGGGCCATGACAACACAAGCCACGGCCACCAAAATGACATGGACCACAATGTGACTTCTGATGACCACTATGACAACTCAAGCCACAGCCACCATCAGAGTGACGACATGGGCCACAATGTGACTTCTGATGACCACTACGACAACTCAAGCCACGGTCACCACCAGAGTGATGACATGGGCCACAATGTGACTTCTGATGACCACTATGACAACTCAAGCCACAGCCACCACCAGAGTGACATGGGccatcaccatgacaacacaaGCCACGGCTACCAAAATGACATGGGCCACAATGTAACTTCTGATGACCACTATGATAACTCAAGCCACAGCCACCACCAGAGTGACATGGGccatcaccatgacaacacaaGCCATGGCTACCAAAATGACATGGGCCACAATGTGACTTCTGATGACTACTACAACTCAAGCCACGGCCACCATCAGAGTGACGACATGGGCCACAATGTGACTTCTGATGACAACTCAAGCTACGGCCACCACCAGAGTCACGACATGGGccatcaccatgacaacacaaGCCACGGACACCAAAATGACATGGGCCACAATGTGACTTCTGATGACCACTATGACAACTCAAGCCACGGCCACCACCAGAGTGACATGGGccatcaccatgacaacacaaGCCACGGCTACCAAAATGACATGGGCCACAATGTAACTTCTGATGACCACTATGACAACTCAAGCCACAGCCACCACCAGAGTGACATGGGccatcaccatgacaacacaaGCCATGGCTACCAAAATGACATGGGCCACAATGTGACTTCTGATGACTACTACAACTCAAGCCACGGCCACCACCAGAGTGACGACATGGGCCACAATGTAACTTCTGATGACCACTACGACAACTCAAGCCACGGCCACCACCAGAGTGACGACATGGGCCACAATGTAACTTCTGATGACCACTATGACAACTCAAGCCACAGCCACCACCAGAGTGACATGGGccatcaccatgacaacacaaGCCACGGCTACCAAAATGACATGGGCCACAATGTGACTTCTGATGACTACTACAACTCAAGCCACGGCCACCACCAGAGTGACGACATGGGCCACAATGTAACTTCTGATGACCACTACGACAACTCAAGCCACGGCCACCACCAGAGTGACGACATGGGCCACAATGTAACTTCTGATGACCACTATGACAACTCAAGCCACAGCCACCACCAGAGTGACATGGGccatcaccatgacaacacaaGCCACGGCTACCAAAATGACATGGGCCACAATGTGACTTCTGATGACTACTATAACTCAAGCCACGGCCACCACCAGAGTCACGACATGGTCCACAATGTGACTTCTGATGACAACTATAACTCAAGCTACGGCCACCACCAGAGTCACGACATGGGccatcaccatgacaacacaaGCCACGGCCACCAAAATGACATGGGCCACAATGTGACTTCTGATGACCACTATGACAACTCAAGCCACAGCCACCACCAGAGTGACATGGGccatcaccatgacaacacaaGCCATGGCTACCAAAATGACATGGGCCACAATGTGACTTCTGATGACTACTACAACTCAAGCCACGGCCACCATCAGAGTCACGAGATGGGCCATCACCGTGACAACACAAGCCACGGCCACCAAAATGACATGGGCCACAATGTGACTTCTGATGACCACTACTACAACTCAAGCCACGGCCACCACCAGAGTGATGACATGGGCCACAATGTCACTTCTGATGACCACTATGACAACTCAAGCCACGGCCACCATCAGAGTGACATGGGccatcaccatgacaacacaaGCCACGGCCACCAAAATGACATGGGCCACAATGTGACTTCTGATGACCACGACGACAACTCAAGCCACGGCCACCACCAGAGTGACGACATGGGCCACAATGTAACTTCTGATGACAACTCAAGCCACGGCCACCACCAGAGTGACGACGTGGGCCACAATGTAACTTCTGATGACCACTATGACAACTCAAGCCACGACCACCATCAGAGTGACATGGGCCATCACCATGACAACTCAAGCTACGGCCACCATCAGAGTGACATGGGccatcaccatgacaacacaaGCCAAGGCCACCAAAACGACATGGGCCACAATATGACTTCTGATGACCACTACGACAACTCAAGCCACGGCCACCACCAGAGTCACGACATGGGCCATGACAACACAAGCCACGGCCACCAAAATGACATGGGccatcaccatgacaacacaaGCCACGGCCACCAAAATGACATGGGccatcaccatgacaacacaaGCCAAGGCCACCAAAATGACATGGGCCACAATGTGACTTCTGATGACCACTACGACAACTCAAGCCACGGCCACCACCAGAGTGACGACATGGGCCACAATGTGACCTCTGATGACCACTATGACAACTCAAGCCACAGCCACCATCAGAGTGACATGGGCCATCACCATGACAACTCAAGCTACGGCCACCATCAGAGTGACATGGGccatcaccatgacaacacaaGCCAAGGCCACCAAAACGACATGGGCCACAATGTGACTTCTGATGACCACTACGACAACTCAAGCCACGGCCACCACCAGAGTCATGACATGGGccatcaccatgacaacacaaGCCACGGCCACCAAAATGACATGGGCCACAATGTGACTTCTGATGACTACTACAACTCAAGCCACGGCCACCATCAGAGTGACGACATGGGCCACAATGTGACTTCTGATGACAACTCAAGCTACGGCCACCACCAGAGTCACGACATGGGccatcaccatgacaacacaaGCCGCGGACACCAAAATGACATGGGCCACAATGTGACTTCTGATGACCACTATGACAACTCAAGCCACGGCCACCACCAGAGTGACATGGGccatcaccatgacaacacaaGCCACGGCTACCAAAATGACATGGGCCACAATGTAACTTCTGATGACCACTATGACAACTCAAGCCACAGCCACCACCAGAGTGACATGGGccatcaccatgacaacacaaGCCATGGCTACCAAAATGACATGGGCCACAATGTGACTTCTGATGACTACTACAACTCAAGCCACGGCCACCACCAGAGTGACGACATGGGCCACAATGTAACTTCTGATGACCACTACGACAACTCAAGCCACGGCCACCACCAGAGTGACGACATGGGCCACAATGTAACTTCTGATGACCACTATGACAACTCAAGCCACAGCCACCACCAGAGTGACATGGGccatcaccatgacaacacaaGCCACGGCTACCAAAATGACATGGGCCACAATGTGACTTCTGATGACTACTATAACTCAAGCCACGGCCACCACCAGAGTGACGACATGGGCCACAATGTGACCTCTGATGACCACTATGACAACTCAAGCCACAGCCACCATCAGAGTGACATGGGCCATCACCATGACAACTCAAGCTACGGCCACCATCAGAGTGACATGGGccatcaccatgacaacacaaGCCAAGGCCACCAAAACGACATGGGCCACAATGTGACTTCTGATGACCACTACGACAACTCAAGCCACGGCCACCACCAGAGTCATGACATGGGccatcaccatgacaacacaaGCCACGGCCACCAAAATGACATGGGCCACAATGTGACTTCTGATGACCACTACGACAACTCAAGCCACGGCCACCACCAGAGTGACGACATGGGCCACAATGTAACTTCTGATGACCACTATGACAACTCAAGCCACGGCCACCACCAGAGTCACGACATGGGCCACAATGTAACTTCTGATGACCACTATGACAACTCAAGCCACAGCCACCATCAGAGTGACATGGGCCATCACCATGACAACTCAAGCTACGGCCACCATCAGAGTGACATGGGccatcaccatgacaacacaaGCCAAGGCCACCAAAACGACATGGGCCACAATATGACTTCTGATGACCACTACGACAACTCAAGCCACGGCCACCACCAGAGTCACGACATGGGCCATGACCACACAAGCCACGGCCACCAAAATGACATGGGccatcaccatgacaacacaaGCCACGGCCACCAAAATGACATGGGccatcaccatgacaacacaaGCCACGGCCACCAAAATGACATGGGccatcaccatgacaacacaaGCCAAGGCCACCAAAATGACATGGGCCACAATGTGACTTCTGATGACCACTACGACAACTCAAGCCACAGCCACCACCACAGTGACATGGGCCACAATGTGACTTCTGATGACAACTCAAGCTACGGCCACCATCAGCGTGACATGGGccatcaccatgacaacacaaGCCATGGCCACCAAAATGACTTGGGCCACAATGTGACTTCTGATGACCACTATGACAACTCAAGCTACAGCCACCATCAGAGTGACCTGGGCCATCACCATGACAACTCAAGCCACAGCCACCAAAATGACAACGTGGACCCTCACCATGACAACATGGGTTACAATGTGACTTCTGATAACTCAAGTCACCAGAGTGACGACATGGGTCACAGCCTGACATCAAACTACCACAATGACAACTGA
- the mrpl38 gene encoding large ribosomal subunit protein mL38, which yields MALRAAYTSVIRSGLDLGVNNTRTFATTAFLCRRTPPLGPMPNDDIDVTNIDTVEKYRSYNRYFRHSEEVKGKPVWWKTYQEYLEKDDPEHGAEQVDIGLPRDSSSKSKVVRERKKIIKENKKNVDLERACRLRTLKISVDRVQERWENSSGCFHVKRLAEHYGVFRDLFPKAYFLPRVPLRVCYSQGTDSQVHYGNQLTPTEAASTPVVSFKADEGSLWTLLLTSPDEHLLDNDSEYLHWLVGNIPGGAVQAGEELCHYLPPFPARGTGFHRYIYILFKQEGAIHFQEDIRTSPCHSLADRTFKTVDFYRKHQDSMTPAGLAFFQCQWDESVTSTFHNTLNMREPVFEFIRPPVYHPPQVKYPHGQPLRYLDRYRDGKEQTYGIY from the exons ATGGCGCTGCGCGCGGCGTACACAAGTGTCATACGGAGTGGGCTTGATTTAGGGGTCAACAATACTCGGACTTTTGCCACAACAG CATTCCTGTGTCGGAGGACTCCTCCGTTGGGTCCGATGCCAAATGATGACATTGACGTGACAAACATTGACACGGTCGAGAAATACCGCAGCTACAACCGCTACTTCAGACATTCTGAAGAGGTGAAGGGAAAACCCGTCTGGTGGAAGACCTACCAAGAGTATTTGGAGAAGGACGATCCTGAACATG GTGCTGAGCAAGTGGACATTGGACTGCCTCGTGATAGCTCTTCGAAAAGCAAAGTGGTGAgggagaggaaaaaaataattaaggaGAACAAGAAGAATGTGGACCTTGAGAGGGCTTGTCGTTTGCGCACAC TTAAGATATCTGTGGATCGCGTGCAGGAAAGGTGGGAGAATAGCAGCGGTTGCTTTCATGTAAAAAGACTGGCTGAACATTACGGCGTCTTCAGAGATCTTTTCCCCAAGGCATATTTCCTGCCTCGAGTCCCACTGCGGGTCTGCTACAGCCAGGGAACTGATAGCCAAGTGCATTATGGGAATCAGCTGACACCTACGGAA GCAGCATCCACCCCTGTGGTCAGCTTTAAAGCGGATGAGGGTTCCCTTTGGACCCTCTTGCTCACCTCACCAG ATGAACATCTTCTCGATAATGACTCTGAATACTTGCACTGGCTTGT TGGGAACATACCAGGCGGAGCCGTTCAGGCTGGAGAAGAACTGTGTCACTACCTGCCACCTTTTCCTGCAAGAGGAACAGGTTTCCATCGCTACATCTACATCCTTTTCAAGCAGGAGGGAGCCATCCACTTCCAGGAAGATATAAGAACgtcaccatg CCATTCCCTAGCCGATCGAACGTTTAAAACGGTGGACTTTTACAGAAAGCACCAGGACAGCATGACACCTGCAGGGTTGGCATTCTTCCAGTGCCAATGGGACGAATCCGTCACCAGCACCTTTCATAACACACTCA ATATGAGGGAGCCAGTGTTTGAGTTCATCCGTCCTCCAGTTTATCATCCACCACAAGTGAAATACCCACATGGACAACCCCTACGCTACCTGGATAGATACAGAGATGGAAAAGAACAAACCTATGGCATATACTGA